The genomic window AAGAATTAAAAAATTACCCCCTTATTTATTTGCTAGAATTGAAAAAAAAATAGCTGAAGCCAAAGAACAAGGAATTGATATAATTAGTTTAGGCATTGGAGATCCTGACTGCCCAACACCTGATCATGTAATTAAGAAATTAGTTGAAGAAGCTCATAATCCGGAAAATCATCAGTATCCATCTTCTGTTGGAATGCTAACCTACCGTCAAGCTGTAGCAGATTGGTATCAAAAGCGTTTTAATGTAGAGTTGGATCCAAAAACAGAAGTTGTAACTCTAATCGGTTCCAAAGAGGGAATTGCCCATATTAATTTTTGTTATGTAGATCCGGAAGATATAAACCTAGTACCTGACCCCGGTTATCCTGTCTACGGAATTGGCACATTGCTGGCTGGGGGAAGCCCTTATCTAATGCCTCTAAAAGCAGAAAATAAATTTTTGCCGGATTTAGGGGCTATTCCAAGTGATGTGGCTAAAAAAGCCAAATTAATGTTTCTTAATTATCCTAATAATCCAACAGGTGCATTAGCTTCTCTTGATTTCTATCAGGATGTTGTAGCTTTTGCCAAAGAGTACGATGTCATTGTTTGTCATGATGCAGCCTATAGTGAGGTTTGTTTTGAAGGTTATCATGCACCTAGCTTTTTAGAAGTTCCTGGTGCGAAAGAAGTTGGTATTGAATTTAATTCTCTTTCCAAGCCTTATAATATGACTGGCTGGAGAATTGGCTGGGCTGCTGGCAGGTCTGATGTCATTGAAGCTTTAGGCCGATTGAAGTCTAATGTGGATTCAGGTGCTTTCCAAGCTGTCCAGTACGCTGGCATTGAGGCTCTTACTGGAAGCCAGGAATGTGTAAAAAAAATGCAGGAGATTTATCGTGAACGTCGAGATATAGCAGTAGACGGACTAAACGCCATGGGCTGGAATCTAGAAAAGCCAAAGGCAACCTTCTATTTATGGGTACCAGTGCCTAAGGGCTATACTTCTGCAAGCTTTGCTGAGTTGGTTCTTGATAAAGCAGGAGTAATAGTTACTCCTGGCAACGGCTATGGTGAGTATGGAGAGGGCTATTTCCGTATTTCTCTTTGTATTCCTAAAGAAAGAATTGCAGAAGCTTTGCAACGGATGCAGCAGGCTATTGGCAAAGTAGAATTTTAAAAGTATCTGTATACCTTAATTGGATGGAGGTAATTGAATAATGCCTGAATATTCCATTAGAGATCTTAATTTAGCTCCTCAAGGGAAGCTAAAAATTGATTGGGTAAAGGAACATATGCCTGTTTTAAGGGCAATTGAAGAAGAATTTAAGGAAAGTAAGCCTTTTGCCGGTAAAAAAGTAGTTATTTGCCTGCATTTAGAAGCAAAAACGGCTTATTTAGCAAAGGTTGTTCAAAGTGGCGGTGCGGAGGTAACTGTTACAGCAAGCAACCCTCTTTCCACACAAGATGACGTTGTGGCTTCCCTAGTTCAAGATGGCATTGGTGCTTTCGCTTGGTACGGAGCTACAGATCAAGAGTATAAGGAACATCTACATAAGGCTCTAGATTTTGCGCCGGACCTGATTATAGATGATGGCGGTGATTTGGTTTCCACAATCCATACAGAAAGACGGGAATTGCTGCCGAAAATCCGTGGGGGAGCTGAGGAAACAACAACCGGCATTCTGCGGTTAAAAGCACTGTCAAATGAAGGTATTCTCCGTTTTCCCATGATTGGTGTAAACGATGCCTTGTGCAAATATTTGTTTGATAATAGATATGGAACAGGACAATCTGTTTGGGACGGAATTATGCGCACTACGAATTTAGTGGTAGCCGGAAAAACAGTTGTTGTAGTAGGATATGGCTGGTGCGGCAAAGGCGTGGCTATGCGTGCTAAGGGATTAGGGGCAAAAGTTATTGTAACAGAAATTGATCCCATTAAAGCAACTGAAGCAATGATGGATGGTTTCCGAGTTATGCCTTTAATTGACGCTGCACCTCTTGGTGATTTCTTTGTTACCGTTACTGGAAATCTAAATGTTATTTCTAAAAAGCACTTTGAGGTCATGAAGGATAGAGCAGTAATGGCCAATGCAGGCCATTTCGATGTTGAAATTAGCAAGCCGGATTTAAACAGCCTAGCTGTTAGCAAAAGAACTGTACGAAAGAACATTGAAGAATATGCATTGCAAGATGGACGGAAAATTTATTTGCTGGCTGAAGGCAGATTAGTCAATTTGGCAGCAGGAGATGGCCACCCTGCTGAAATTATGGATATGACTTTTGCTCTTCAAGCTCTAGCACTACAGTATGTAGACGAAAATTTCGGCAAGTTAGACCCTAAATTACACTTAGTTAGTCCGGAAATTGATAAAAGGGTTGCTAATCTTAAATTACAAAGCCTAGGGATTAATATTGATTCTTTAAGCGAAGAACAGAAAAAATATTTGGCTGGCTGGGAAATGCAATAAGAGCTAGGAGCCTTGGAAGTAAGTTTGCTATTCCAAACTTAGACCAGGGCTCTTTTTCCTATAGATGAGATGATATGGTTTACATTTAATATGTCAATAATATGGACAGTTAGGAATGGAGGGCGGTAGATAAATGGCAAGCAGTATGACCGGATATGGGCGGGGAGAAGCAATAGGTTCAGGTAAAAAAGTAATTGTTGAAATGAAATCAGTTAATCATCGTTTTTTAGAAATTATGGTACGGCTGCCTAGAGTATATCACAAATTTGAAGAAAGAATTAAATCCTTAATCAAAGATACTTTTGTACGAGGCAGGATTGATATCTTTATTAATATTGAGGAAATGGAAGAAAAAAAGCGTCAGGTTAAAGTTGACAAGGAATTAGCGATGGCTTATTATAATTCTTTGAAGGAATTAACTGAAATTCTGGATATTTCGGAGAATATTGGGGTTCAAAATATTGCCCAATACCCTGACGTACTTCAAGTAAGTGAATTGGAAGAGGATAATGAAGCCTTTTGGCCTTTGATGGAGGACGCATTAAAAAATGCAGTTCAGGAAATGACTGTAATGCGTGAAGAAGAAGGCAACCGCTTAAAAAATGATTTGCTCCTTAGAAAACAGGAATTGGTCAATTATTTGCAAGAGATTAAAAAACGTTCTAGTTCCGTTGTTGAGGAATACAGGATAAAATTAGAGAATAGGATTCAGGAGATTTTAGGGGATGTGCCTGTTGATCCTAATCGGCTTGCCTTGGAAGTAGCCTTAATTGCTGATCGTTCATGTATTACGGAAGAGTTAGTCAGATTAGACAGCCATTTTATGCAGCTTGAAGAGATATTAAATGGTCATGGTTCTGTGGGACGCAAATTAGATTTTTTAATCCAAGAAATGCATCGTGAGATAAATACAATCGGTTCAAAATCCAGTGACTTGGAGATAAGCAAAAAAGTAGTTGAAGTAAAAAGCGAAATTGAAAAGATTAGAGAACAAGTACAGAATCTTGAGTAATTCGTAGCTGTTCCATGTTTCTATTTCAACGGGGGGGTGTATTTGTGGAAATAAAACTAATTAATATTGGTTTTGGCAACATTGTCTCGGCCAATAGAATTGTTGCCATTGTAAGTCCAGAATCAGCTCCAATTAAAAGAATAATTCAAGAGGCAAGAGAACGGGGAATGCTAATTGATGCTACATATGGACGGCGGACAAGAGGAGTTATTGTTACAGACAGCGATCATGTTATTCTATCTGCAGTACAACCTGAAACAGTAGCTAATCGGCTAAATACCAAGGAAGCAATTAGTTTGCCGGAAGGGGTAGAATAAAGTGAGTTCCTTTGGTTTATTAATCGTAATTTCCGGCCCTTCAGGAGCAGGGAAAGGTACTATTTGCCAGGAACTTTTATCCCAACTTCCTGAGTTGAATTATTCTATCTCAGCCACTACTCGTCACCCTAGAGTAAATGAAAAAGACGGCATCAATTATTATTTTTTAACTAAAGAAAAGTTTGAACAAATGATTGAACAGAAAGAGTTTTTAGAATGGGCGCGAGTTTACGATAACTACTATGGTACCCCGAAAAAAAAAGTATTAGAAGTGTTGGAACGAGGGGAGAATATTGTTTTAGAAATCGATATTCAGGGAGCCAAGCAAATTAAAGAGCATTACCCTGAAGGCATATTTATTTTTATTGCCCCTCCTTCATTAAAGGAACTAAAGAATAGAATTACCAAACGTGGTACTGATGCAGAGGAGGTTATTAAAAAAAGGCTTGGTTGTGCCCATGAAGAATTAAAGCAATTAGTAAATTATGACTACGTAGTAGTTAACGACCATCTACAAAACGCTGTGGAAAAAGTTAAAGCTATAATTACAGCAGAACAATGTAAGCCTGCTCACTTAAGAAGTAGAAATGTAGATAATTTACAAGGCGATGAATAAGTGCATAATAAAAGTTGCTTATTGGAGGTAAGTCAATGAATAAGCCAACAATAGATGAGTTAATGAGGTATGTGGATAGTAAGTATACTCTGGTAGTTGTAGCGGCTAAAAGGGCACGTTCATTTACTGAAAGTCCTGAAACTCTTAGCGCCAAAGGGATCAAGCCTGTCACCAGGGCACTTGAAGAAATTGCTGCTGGTAAAGTTTCTTATGAAAGAACAAAAACAGGAATTAAATAAATAGCAGGTGAGGGCAATGGAAAAAAGTTCAAAAACTATTATAGTTGGGGTTACTGGAGGTATTGCTGCTTATAAATCGGTGGAACTTGTTAGCAGCTTAGTTAAACTAGGCCACGAAGTACATGTGATTTTAACTAAGTCTGCTCAAGATTTTATTACTCCTTTAACTTTTCAAACTATTACAAAGCAGCATGTTTGGCTGGACCAACTTAATTTGGATAGGGAAGAATATGTGCCTCATGTAGATTTGGGAGCAAAGGCCGATTTAGTAGTTATTGCTCCTGCTTCTGCAAATACTATCGCTAAAATTACTTGGGGGCTGGCAGATAATATTTTAACTTCCACAATTTTAGCCACTAAAGCACCAATTTTATTGGCTCCTGCCATGAACGTAAATATGTACCAAAATACTGTCACTCAAGGTAATTTAAATAGGCTTAAGGAATTGGGATGCTATTTTGTAGAGCCTGAAGAAGGAATATTAGCTTGTGGAGTAGTTGGTAAGGGAAGATTAGCAGCCACCTCGAAAATTTTAGAAGCTATTGATAGAATACTTTATCCAAATCTTGATTTCCTTGGGAAAACAGTCTTGATTACAGCTGGTGGAACCCAGGAAGCCATAGATCCTGTACGTTATATAGGTAACAGAAGTTCAGGGAAAATGGGTTTTGCTTTAGCACGAGAAGCCCAAAGAAAGGGAGCCAGGGTGATTTTAGTTGCAGGGCCTACGCATATTGAACCTCCTTTAGGCGTGGAATACTTTCCCATTGTAAGCTCTCAAGAAATGTATGATAAGGTGCTGGAATTTTATTCGATTTCGGATATTGTTCTAATGGCTGCAGCAGTTGCAGATTATAAGCCCACTATTAGTTTTACCAAGAAGCATAAAAAAGAGTCCGGTAATCTAGTGTTAGGGTTGCAAAGGACTCCTGATATTTTATTCGAACTTGGTCAAAATAAGAAAGAGCAAATATTAGTAGGATTTGCAGCAGAAACAGAAGATTTACTGGCTAATGCGGAAGCAAAGCTAAACAAAAAGAATTTAGATTTAATCGTAGCTAATGATATTACTAAGCCTGGGGCAGGCTTTAATAGTGACACTAATATTGTCACCCTAGTATTTCCTAACGGAAAGAAAGTTGCCCTTCCCCAGTTACACAAAGCTGATATAGCTGCAAAAATTTTAGATGCTGTTACGGAATTACCGCTATTCAAGTTAAAAAAACAGTAAATGGGGGGGAATACAATAATATGGTAAGGAAATTATTTACTTCTGAGTCAGTAACTGAAGGTCATCCTGATAAGATATGTGACCAAATATCAGATGCTGTGTTAGATGCAATTTTTGAAAAAGATCCCAATGCCCGAGTGGCCTGTGAAACTTCGGTAACAACAGGTTTAGTTTTAGTATCTGGTGAAATTACAACAAACTGCTATGTGGATATCCCTAAAATAGCTCGGGAAACTATTCGTTCCATCGGTTATGATAGGGCTAAATATGGTTTTGACTGTGAAACTTGTGCTGTTCTGACAGCAATTGATGAGCAGTCAGTTGATATCGCCTTAGGAGTTGATCAAGCTTACGAGGCTAAGCATGGTGAAATGACTGAAGCTGAAATTGAAGCAACCGGAGCAGGAGATCAGGGCATGATGTTTGGTTATGCTACTAATGAAACTCCTGAATTAATGCCTATGCCAATAGCTTTAGCTCACAAATTAGCTAAAAGGTTATCGGAATTACGGAAAAGTGACGAACTAAGCTATTTACGGCCTGATGGAAAGTCACAAGTTACCGTTGAGTATGAAGACAATCGGCCTGTAAGAGTTGATACAGTAGTAATTTCAACTCAACATAGCCCCGATGTAAGTCAAGAAAAGATTTATAACGACTTGTTGGAAAAAGTTATAAAACCTATTATCCCCAGCGAATTTATAGATGCTGATACTAAATACTTTATTAACCCAACTGGTCGATTTGTCATTGGCGGCCCCCAAGGTGATGCTGGCCTGACAGGTCGAAAAATTATTGTTGATACATATGGAGGAATGGCTAGACATGGAGGCGGAGCATTTTCTGGCAAGGATCCCACAAAAGTAGACCGCTCAGCTGCCTATGCAGCACGTTATGTAGCTAAAAATATTGTTGCTGCAGAGCTGGCAGA from Bacillota bacterium LX-D includes these protein-coding regions:
- the coaBC gene encoding bifunctional phosphopantothenoylcysteine decarboxylase/phosphopantothenate--cysteine ligase CoaBC translates to MEKSSKTIIVGVTGGIAAYKSVELVSSLVKLGHEVHVILTKSAQDFITPLTFQTITKQHVWLDQLNLDREEYVPHVDLGAKADLVVIAPASANTIAKITWGLADNILTSTILATKAPILLAPAMNVNMYQNTVTQGNLNRLKELGCYFVEPEEGILACGVVGKGRLAATSKILEAIDRILYPNLDFLGKTVLITAGGTQEAIDPVRYIGNRSSGKMGFALAREAQRKGARVILVAGPTHIEPPLGVEYFPIVSSQEMYDKVLEFYSISDIVLMAAAVADYKPTISFTKKHKKESGNLVLGLQRTPDILFELGQNKKEQILVGFAAETEDLLANAEAKLNKKNLDLIVANDITKPGAGFNSDTNIVTLVFPNGKKVALPQLHKADIAAKILDAVTELPLFKLKKQ
- the metK gene encoding methionine adenosyltransferase, coding for MVRKLFTSESVTEGHPDKICDQISDAVLDAIFEKDPNARVACETSVTTGLVLVSGEITTNCYVDIPKIARETIRSIGYDRAKYGFDCETCAVLTAIDEQSVDIALGVDQAYEAKHGEMTEAEIEATGAGDQGMMFGYATNETPELMPMPIALAHKLAKRLSELRKSDELSYLRPDGKSQVTVEYEDNRPVRVDTVVISTQHSPDVSQEKIYNDLLEKVIKPIIPSEFIDADTKYFINPTGRFVIGGPQGDAGLTGRKIIVDTYGGMARHGGGAFSGKDPTKVDRSAAYAARYVAKNIVAAELADRCEIQLAYAIGVAHPVSIMVDTFGTGKVDDETLVKLIRENFDLRPAGIIKTLDLRRPIYKQTAAYGHFGRLDLDLPWERTDKVEALKKGAAEK
- a CDS encoding DUF370 domain-containing protein; protein product: MEIKLINIGFGNIVSANRIVAIVSPESAPIKRIIQEARERGMLIDATYGRRTRGVIVTDSDHVILSAVQPETVANRLNTKEAISLPEGVE
- the rpoZ gene encoding DNA-directed RNA polymerase subunit omega; this encodes MNKPTIDELMRYVDSKYTLVVVAAKRARSFTESPETLSAKGIKPVTRALEEIAAGKVSYERTKTGIK
- a CDS encoding LL-diaminopimelate aminotransferase translates to MKEAQRIKKLPPYLFARIEKKIAEAKEQGIDIISLGIGDPDCPTPDHVIKKLVEEAHNPENHQYPSSVGMLTYRQAVADWYQKRFNVELDPKTEVVTLIGSKEGIAHINFCYVDPEDINLVPDPGYPVYGIGTLLAGGSPYLMPLKAENKFLPDLGAIPSDVAKKAKLMFLNYPNNPTGALASLDFYQDVVAFAKEYDVIVCHDAAYSEVCFEGYHAPSFLEVPGAKEVGIEFNSLSKPYNMTGWRIGWAAGRSDVIEALGRLKSNVDSGAFQAVQYAGIEALTGSQECVKKMQEIYRERRDIAVDGLNAMGWNLEKPKATFYLWVPVPKGYTSASFAELVLDKAGVIVTPGNGYGEYGEGYFRISLCIPKERIAEALQRMQQAIGKVEF
- a CDS encoding adenosylhomocysteinase, with amino-acid sequence MPEYSIRDLNLAPQGKLKIDWVKEHMPVLRAIEEEFKESKPFAGKKVVICLHLEAKTAYLAKVVQSGGAEVTVTASNPLSTQDDVVASLVQDGIGAFAWYGATDQEYKEHLHKALDFAPDLIIDDGGDLVSTIHTERRELLPKIRGGAEETTTGILRLKALSNEGILRFPMIGVNDALCKYLFDNRYGTGQSVWDGIMRTTNLVVAGKTVVVVGYGWCGKGVAMRAKGLGAKVIVTEIDPIKATEAMMDGFRVMPLIDAAPLGDFFVTVTGNLNVISKKHFEVMKDRAVMANAGHFDVEISKPDLNSLAVSKRTVRKNIEEYALQDGRKIYLLAEGRLVNLAAGDGHPAEIMDMTFALQALALQYVDENFGKLDPKLHLVSPEIDKRVANLKLQSLGINIDSLSEEQKKYLAGWEMQ
- a CDS encoding YicC/YloC family endoribonuclease, yielding MASSMTGYGRGEAIGSGKKVIVEMKSVNHRFLEIMVRLPRVYHKFEERIKSLIKDTFVRGRIDIFINIEEMEEKKRQVKVDKELAMAYYNSLKELTEILDISENIGVQNIAQYPDVLQVSELEEDNEAFWPLMEDALKNAVQEMTVMREEEGNRLKNDLLLRKQELVNYLQEIKKRSSSVVEEYRIKLENRIQEILGDVPVDPNRLALEVALIADRSCITEELVRLDSHFMQLEEILNGHGSVGRKLDFLIQEMHREINTIGSKSSDLEISKKVVEVKSEIEKIREQVQNLE
- the gmk gene encoding guanylate kinase — encoded protein: MSSFGLLIVISGPSGAGKGTICQELLSQLPELNYSISATTRHPRVNEKDGINYYFLTKEKFEQMIEQKEFLEWARVYDNYYGTPKKKVLEVLERGENIVLEIDIQGAKQIKEHYPEGIFIFIAPPSLKELKNRITKRGTDAEEVIKKRLGCAHEELKQLVNYDYVVVNDHLQNAVEKVKAIITAEQCKPAHLRSRNVDNLQGDE